One Chromatiaceae bacterium genomic region harbors:
- a CDS encoding HAD family hydrolase: protein MTPHPIELITLDLDDTLWPCLEPIQRAEAAMFAWLAERAPALAQAMDLEALRAHRRDLMTQCPAIAHDVTVVRRTSLEILLAEFGHDPALAAEGMAVFLEHRNQVEPYPDVIPILRALAADYRLVSVTNGNSDIDRTPLRGLFHRSLTAAAVGAARPDPALFQAALDWAGLAPHQALHIGDHPVYDVQAARDHGLAVLWVNRYGQTWPVDLEPPLVEIADLHGLARWLRGRAVGQGSDEGERQGAGYGATEEMK from the coding sequence GTGACTCCGCACCCGATCGAACTCATCACCCTGGACCTGGACGACACCCTCTGGCCCTGTCTGGAGCCTATTCAGCGCGCCGAGGCCGCCATGTTCGCCTGGCTTGCCGAGCGGGCGCCCGCCCTGGCGCAAGCCATGGATCTGGAGGCTTTGCGGGCCCATCGGCGCGACCTGATGACGCAATGCCCGGCCATTGCCCACGATGTGACGGTGGTGCGGCGCACCTCCCTGGAGATCCTGCTGGCGGAGTTTGGCCATGATCCCGCCCTGGCGGCGGAGGGCATGGCGGTGTTTCTCGAGCACCGTAACCAGGTTGAGCCCTATCCGGACGTCATCCCGATCCTGCGCGCCCTGGCGGCGGACTACCGGCTGGTTTCCGTGACCAACGGTAACTCAGACATCGACCGCACCCCCCTGCGCGGCCTCTTTCATCGATCACTGACCGCCGCCGCGGTGGGTGCGGCCCGGCCCGATCCTGCCCTTTTCCAGGCAGCCCTCGACTGGGCAGGCCTGGCGCCGCACCAGGCCCTGCACATCGGGGATCACCCGGTTTACGATGTGCAGGCGGCGCGGGATCACGGCCTGGCGGTGCTTTGGGTCAATCGCTACGGTCAGACCTGGCCGGTGGATCTGGAGCCGCCCCTGGTGGAAATCGCCGACCTGCATGGTCTGGCGCGCTGGCTGAGGGGACGGGCGGTGGGGCAGGGCAGTGACGAGGGGGAGCGGCAAGGCGCTGGCTATGGCGCGACCGAGGAGATGAAATAG
- a CDS encoding ABC transporter permease codes for MSAPTPWSSQGFSGRRLLALVRKEGLQVVRDPSAILIAFVLPVILLFLFAYAVSLDIRQVPIGLVLESEDPSAQSLAAAFSGTRYFQVTPARDRRQVAGAVAAGDLKGFVVIPADFAHRLAEPLAGPLVEVITDGSQPNNAGFVAHYAEGVVLGWAQAEGLVPAPRVDLQPRFWFNPEIESRRFLVPGAIAIIMTMIGTLLTALVLAREWERGTLEALFSTQARVAEILIGKLLPYFGLGLLATLGSAALAISVFGLPLQGSWGTLLLVSAVFLVPALGQGLVISAITKNQFIAAQVALFTGFLPAFLLSGFLFEIDSMPAPIRAISLIVPARYFIASLQTVFLAGDTWPVLVPNMAAMLTIGAVFFALARLKTRKSLDA; via the coding sequence ATGAGCGCGCCCACCCCCTGGTCATCCCAGGGCTTTTCCGGGAGGCGACTCCTGGCCCTGGTACGCAAGGAGGGGCTGCAGGTGGTGCGCGACCCATCCGCTATTCTGATTGCTTTCGTACTGCCCGTGATCCTGCTGTTTCTCTTTGCCTATGCCGTCTCCCTGGACATCCGCCAGGTCCCCATCGGCCTGGTGCTGGAGTCGGAGGATCCCAGCGCCCAGTCCCTGGCCGCGGCCTTTTCCGGGACCCGCTACTTCCAGGTGACACCGGCCCGGGACCGGCGCCAGGTGGCCGGCGCGGTGGCGGCGGGCGATCTGAAGGGCTTCGTGGTGATTCCCGCGGACTTCGCGCACCGCCTCGCCGAACCGCTGGCGGGGCCCCTGGTGGAGGTCATCACCGATGGTTCCCAGCCCAATAACGCCGGGTTCGTCGCCCATTATGCCGAGGGGGTGGTCCTGGGCTGGGCCCAGGCCGAGGGCTTGGTGCCCGCCCCCCGGGTGGATTTACAGCCACGCTTCTGGTTCAACCCGGAGATCGAGAGCCGCCGCTTCCTGGTGCCCGGTGCCATCGCCATCATCATGACCATGATCGGCACCCTCCTAACCGCCCTGGTGCTGGCCCGCGAATGGGAACGGGGCACCCTGGAGGCCCTCTTCTCTACCCAGGCCCGGGTAGCCGAGATCCTCATCGGCAAGTTGCTGCCCTATTTTGGTCTAGGCCTGCTGGCCACCCTGGGTTCGGCGGCGCTCGCCATCAGCGTTTTTGGCCTGCCTCTCCAGGGCTCCTGGGGGACCCTGCTCCTGGTGTCGGCGGTCTTCCTGGTGCCCGCCCTGGGTCAGGGGCTGGTGATCTCGGCAATCACCAAGAACCAGTTCATCGCGGCCCAGGTGGCCCTCTTCACGGGCTTTCTGCCGGCCTTTCTACTCTCGGGTTTTCTGTTTGAGATCGACTCCATGCCCGCCCCAATCCGCGCCATCAGCCTGATCGTCCCGGCCCGCTATTTCATCGCCTCCTTGCAGACGGTCTTTCTGGCGGGGGACACCTGGCCGGTGCTGGTGCCCAACATGGCGGCCATGCTAACGATTGGCGCGGTATTTTTCGCGCTGGCGCGGCTCAAGACCCGCAAGAGCCTGGACGCCTGA
- a CDS encoding ABC transporter permease, giving the protein MNLIPPRLRAQIVKELLSILRDPRARFILIGPPLLQLLVFSFAATLEVSNATLAVYDRDGGRWAQELVASLGAASFVGTLRQVNSRQALHAAIERREAILALEIPDTFSRQMTSGEPAALQAIVDGRRANSGQVALGYVEEVASNLGAAFAPAARQPPVRISIRHAYNPNLIYQWFVVPSLAGILVMVVSLTVTVLSIARERELGTFDQLLVSPTTSTEIILAKTVPALLIGGTLGLLMVTAGIAGFRVPFQGSLLALAAAMLLFILSIVGVGLMISAISATQQQAILGAFAVVVPMILMSGFATPVENMPPVLQWLAEGIPLKHFLIIVQGSFLKGMPPGEVWSHAWPLIIIALVTLGLATLLVRSRLQ; this is encoded by the coding sequence ATGAACCTGATCCCGCCCCGCCTGCGCGCCCAGATCGTCAAGGAACTGTTGAGCATTCTGCGCGACCCGCGCGCCCGCTTCATCCTGATCGGCCCGCCCCTGCTCCAACTGCTGGTCTTCTCCTTCGCCGCCACCCTGGAGGTCAGCAACGCCACCCTCGCCGTTTACGACCGCGATGGGGGCCGCTGGGCCCAGGAATTGGTGGCGAGCCTGGGGGCCGCCAGTTTCGTGGGCACCCTGCGCCAGGTGAATAGCCGGCAGGCCCTCCACGCAGCCATCGAACGGCGGGAGGCGATCCTGGCCTTGGAGATTCCCGACACCTTCTCGCGCCAGATGACGTCCGGGGAGCCCGCCGCGCTCCAAGCCATCGTCGATGGCCGGCGGGCCAACTCCGGCCAGGTGGCCCTGGGCTATGTCGAGGAGGTGGCATCCAATCTGGGGGCGGCCTTCGCGCCCGCCGCGCGACAGCCCCCGGTGCGCATCAGCATCCGGCACGCCTACAACCCCAACCTCATCTATCAGTGGTTCGTGGTGCCCAGCCTGGCGGGCATTCTGGTGATGGTCGTCTCCCTCACGGTCACGGTCCTATCCATCGCCCGTGAGCGGGAGTTGGGGACCTTCGATCAACTGCTGGTGTCGCCCACCACCTCCACCGAGATCATCCTGGCCAAGACGGTGCCCGCCCTCCTAATCGGCGGCACCTTGGGCCTCCTCATGGTCACGGCGGGGATCGCGGGCTTTCGCGTCCCCTTCCAGGGTTCGCTCCTGGCCCTCGCCGCCGCCATGCTCCTCTTCATCCTCTCGATCGTCGGGGTGGGGTTGATGATCTCCGCCATCAGTGCCACCCAACAACAGGCCATCCTGGGCGCCTTCGCGGTCGTGGTGCCCATGATCCTGATGTCCGGCTTCGCCACCCCCGTGGAGAATATGCCCCCTGTGTTGCAATGGCTGGCGGAAGGCATCCCCCTCAAGCACTTCCTCATCATTGTCCAGGGCTCCTTCCTCAAGGGCATGCCCCCCGGGGAGGTCTGGAGCCATGCCTGGCCCCTGATCATCATCGCCCTGGTCACCCTGGGGCTGGCCACCCTGCTGGTGCGCAGTCGGCTGCAATGA
- the tgt gene encoding tRNA guanosine(34) transglycosylase Tgt, which yields MEFQRLANDGQARRGRLTFDRGVVETPAFMPVGTYGTVKAMTPEELRQVGAQLILGNTFHLLLRPGAEVIASHGDLHDFMHWPGPILTDSGGFQVFSLGKLRRIKEEGVHFRSPIDGSRVFMGPEESLAMQRALGSDIVMIFDDCTPYPATPEQARASMERSLRWAARSKAAHGENPAALFGIVQGGMYEALRAESLAGLAEIGFDGYAIGGLSVGEPEADRLRVLDFLADRLPADRPRYLMGVGTPADIVQAVMRGIDMFDCVMPTRNARNGHLFTHAGVVRIRNARHRTDTGPLDPDCDCYTCRNYSRAYLHHLDRCHEILGARLNTIHNLRYYQTLMADLRSAIAAGRLESFAHDFQARQGG from the coding sequence ATGGAATTTCAGCGATTGGCAAACGATGGCCAGGCCCGCCGCGGGCGCCTGACCTTTGACCGCGGGGTGGTGGAGACGCCGGCCTTCATGCCGGTGGGCACCTACGGTACCGTCAAGGCCATGACCCCGGAGGAGCTGCGGCAGGTCGGCGCCCAGCTCATCCTCGGCAACACCTTTCACCTCCTGCTCCGCCCTGGCGCCGAGGTCATCGCCAGCCATGGCGACCTGCACGACTTCATGCACTGGCCCGGGCCCATCCTCACCGACTCGGGCGGCTTCCAGGTCTTCAGCCTGGGTAAGCTGCGCCGCATCAAGGAGGAGGGCGTCCATTTCCGCTCACCCATCGACGGCAGCCGGGTCTTCATGGGCCCCGAGGAATCCCTGGCCATGCAACGCGCCCTGGGGTCCGACATCGTCATGATCTTCGACGACTGCACCCCCTATCCGGCGACCCCGGAGCAGGCCCGAGCCTCCATGGAGCGCTCCCTGCGCTGGGCGGCGCGCAGCAAGGCGGCCCATGGCGAAAACCCCGCGGCCCTCTTTGGCATCGTCCAGGGCGGTATGTACGAGGCGTTGCGCGCCGAGTCCCTGGCGGGCCTGGCCGAGATTGGCTTCGACGGCTACGCCATTGGCGGCCTCTCGGTGGGGGAGCCCGAGGCGGACCGGCTGAGGGTCCTGGACTTCCTCGCCGACCGCCTGCCGGCGGACCGGCCGCGCTATCTCATGGGGGTCGGCACCCCAGCCGATATCGTCCAGGCGGTGATGCGCGGCATCGACATGTTCGACTGCGTCATGCCTACCCGCAACGCCCGCAACGGCCACCTCTTCACCCATGCCGGGGTGGTGCGCATCCGCAACGCCCGCCATCGCACCGATACGGGCCCCCTGGACCCGGACTGCGACTGCTATACCTGCCGGAACTATAGCCGCGCCTATCTGCACCATCTGGATCGCTGCCACGAGATCCTGGGGGCGCGGCTCAACACTATCCACAACCTGCGCTACTACCAGACCCTGATGGCCGACCTAAGGTCAGCCATCGCGGCCGGCCGGCTGGAAAGCTTCGCCCATGACTTCCAGGCGCGACAGGGCGGCTGA